From Equus przewalskii isolate Varuska chromosome 7, EquPr2, whole genome shotgun sequence, one genomic window encodes:
- the LOC139084596 gene encoding uncharacterized protein isoform X1 — MLPPQACFVSRRQLTSKTGLLPAPQIMRVQKFVTITEGPIRQEPWLDLKPRGPHEEPGLFRPGPGLWRCCAARSCPPHASAGPTQPGKAQALWPGSEFVPRRSGGIGGVGPASRHCTGSRGHWQWQAQPRGGLEGPGQDSLEPGGGSASACGARRQVRVTRRCSGRPPGREARSTCGRSQGPAARTRAPGGGRRRPPPGMSGLRLAVPQVPQGPAKSRSSSRLSSRVSSRARAGGALAKEQQGVQDDLEGSTLNSNWRPTKSTDLSSALVEQGDEVPAARVQAHRHQLLHGGLLGCPRRGLGPVPSAGRPSCSRAATTSWGCRAGPLDV; from the coding sequence ATGCTACCACCCCAAGCATGCTTTGTCTCCCGAAGGCAACTGACCTCCAAGACaggcctcctccccgccccccaaatCATGCGGGTCCAGAAATTCGTCACAATAACGGAAGGACCCATCCGCCAAGAGCCCTGGCTTGACCTGAAGCCCAGAGGGCCTCACGAGGAGCCTGGTCTGTTCCGCCCAGGCCCAGGCCTGTGGCGGTGCTGTGCCGCTCGCTCCTGTCCTCCACATGCTAGTGCAGGCCCCACCCAACCCGGGAAGGCCCAGGCCCTCTGGCCAGGGTCCGAGTTCGTTCCAAGGCGGTCAGGAGGGATAGGGGGAGTGGGCCCGGCCAGCAGACACTGCACGGGGTCACGTGGTCATTGGCAGTGGCAGGCACAACCCCGTGGGGGCCTGGAAGGGCCAGGCCAGGATAGCCTGGAGCCCGGCGGCGGCTCAGCCAGCGCCTGCGGAGCCCGCAGGCAGGTGCGCGTCACCAGGCGGTGCAGCGGGCGGCCCCCGGGGCGGGAGGCGCGGAGCACGTGCGGGCGCTCGCAGGGCCCGGCCGCGCGAACCCGCGCTCCGGGAGGCGGTCGGAGGAGGCCGCCGCCGGGGATGTCCGGGCTGCGCCTGGCGGTGCCGCAggtgccccagggcccagcaaagTCCAGGTCCAGCTCCCGTCTGTCCAGTCGGGTGTCCAGTCGGGCCCGTGCTGGGGGAGCCCTGGCCAAGGAGCAGCAGGGAGTCCAGGATGATCTGGAAGGATCTACGCTGAACTCGAACTGGCGCCCCACCAAGTCCACAGACTTGAGCTCCGCTCTTGTTGAGCAGGGAGATGAGGTTCCGGCGGCCCGTGTCCAGGCACACCGTCACCAACTTCTGCACGGTGGCCTCCTCGGGTGTCCCCGCCGGGGTCTGGGCCCGGTCCCATCAGCCGGCAGGCCGTCCTGCAGCCGGGCTGCCACCACCTCCTGGGGCTGCCGCGCAGGTCCACTTGATGTTTGA